A single window of Carassius auratus strain Wakin chromosome 9, ASM336829v1, whole genome shotgun sequence DNA harbors:
- the LOC113108999 gene encoding uncharacterized protein LOC113108999 isoform X2: MMSDSPQTAGGKRSSEQQASPTAAAMENRPTEKQTRKRKTKRIYAFFRRIGKTLKLCTLHCYREEILSPFPSDDPADLQPGLSGLEWALSIDPCPSGLELTVNTNPADPDGSLVSEPSSLEVISDSDQADPEPSPVPGPSSLDLKLTLDPGLSKLVSETMNVPGLYSLDVTPEPSLSSIEMKPDRDLTEPKPSSVPGPSGFEAAVGQHSTKRKKKGICAFFRRTWRAVKCAALCGQRGNKVAPDPFAIDPVAQQENSDLQPDLFSLERLTLNAEPTYLEPSPVPGPSKLNNEPMPAPHQSGYEPPVEKQRKIRMKKDIQAFFQRTWRTIEFPSLAPDSFRVKPVVHWDQVDLQTGLSGPLWLSRNDPGPSCFEVTVMANQNPPDSKPDPFSLQSHLTLDPGPAGLVVELTSVPGPSSQEIMPVYGSDMCLDVPELKPIPGSSLVLTAAVDLIDPEPSSASGSCSCRRTPDTDLDNSKQKHVPVLSGFWPTAAKFSSRYDVGRKLGQGGFGSVYKGTHRFSGRKVAIKFLPKNLWNSLINVPGSTEPLLSEVVINVMVCAPPKSPYIVQMIEWFDQPHQFVIVMEYPHPCQTLLEFTMCHGCCLDESVARGLMRQAVLAAKHCIERGILHNDIKTDNMLVNTETLQLKLIDFSCSKRINMSCSEDHQQAVGSTVWSLAMVLLEIVNGDQPMSVLQKARHPLIPNFSSEFKDLIEQCLVRPQTKTLEQILEHQWFKLD, from the exons ATGATGAGTGACTCTCCACAGACAGCTGGAGGAAAAAGATCTTCAGAACAACAGGCTTCTCCCACAGCAGCCGCTATGGAGAACCGCCCAACAG aaaaacaaaCCAGAAAGAGGAAGACAAAACGCATCTATGCATTCTTCCGGCGAATTGGGAAGACTTTAAAGCTTTGCACCCTACACTGCTACAGGGAAGAAATATTGTCCCCATTTCCATCCGATGATCCAGCAGATCTCCAGCCAGGTTTATCTGGCCTTGAATGGGCGTTATCAATCGATCCATGTCCATCTGGTTTGGAGCTGACAGTTAACACCAATCCGGCTGATCCTGATGGGTCATTGGTCTCAGAACCATCCAGTCTTGAGGTGATATCTGACAGTGATCAGGCTGATCCAGAGCCATCACCTGTCCCAGGTCCATCCAGCCTCGATTTAAAGTTAACACTGGATCCAGGTCTATCCAAACTAGTTTCTGAGACAATGAATGTCCCAGGACTATATAGTCTTGATGTAACACCTGAACCAAGTCTATCCAGTATTGAGATGAAACCGGACAGGGATCTAACCGAGCCCAAGCCATCATCTGTCCCAGGTCCATCTGGTTTTGAGGCAGCTGTTG gacAACATTCaacaaagaggaagaagaaaggcATCTGTGCATTCTTCCGCCGAACATGGAGGGCTGTTAAGTGTGCTGCTCTCTGTGGCCAAAGGGGCAACAAAGTGGCTCCAGATCCATTTGCCATTGACCCAGTGGCTCAACAGGAAAATTCAGATCTCCAGCCAGATTTATTCAGCCTTGAGAGGCTGACACTTAATGCTGAGCCAACATATCTGGAGCCATCACCTGTCCCAGGCCCATCCAAACTGAATAATGAGCCAATGCCTGCCCCACATCAGTCTGGTTATGAGCCACCTGTTG aaaaacaaagaaaaatcagGATGAAGAAAGACATCCAAGCATTCTTTCAGCGAACATGGAGGACAATTGAGTTTCCCTCCTTGGCCCCAGATTCATTTCGAGTTAAGCCAGTAGTTCATTGGGATCAAGTGGACCTCCAGACAGGTCTATCTGGTCCCTTGTGGTTGTCAAGGAATGATCCAGGTCCATCTTGTTTCGAGGTGACAGTCATGGCCAACCAAAATCCACCTGATTCTAAGCCAGATCCATTCAGCCTCCAGTCACACTTAACACTTGACCCAGGCCCAGCTGGTCTTGTAGTTGAGTTGACGTCTGTCCCAGGACCATCCAGTCAGGAGATAATGCCAGTCTATGGGTCTGACATGTGTCTGGATGTTCCTGAGCTAAAACCCATTCCAGGTTCCAGTCTCGTTCTGACAGCTGCTGTGGATCTGATTGATCCCGAGCCGTCATCTGCCTCTGGTTCATGCAGCTGCAGGCGGACACCTGACACTGATCTGGACAATTCTAAacaaaaacatgtcccagtccTCTCTGGTTTTTGGCCAACTGCAG caaaaTTTTCCTCCCGTTATGATGTGGGACGGAAGTTGGGACAGGGAGGTTTTGGCTCTGTGTATAAGGGGACTCACAGATTTAGTGGACGGAAG GTTGCTATCAAATTTCTACCTAAGAATCTCTGGAACAGCTTAATTAATGTg CCTGGATCTACAGAACCTCTGCTGTCAGAAGTGGTTATAAATGTGATGGTGTGCGCACCTCCGAAAAGCCCCTACATTGTACAAATGATCGAGTGGTTTGATCAGCCACATCAGTTCGTCATAGTTATGGAATATCCACATCCATGTCAGACCTTGCTGGAATTTACCATGTGCCATGGATGTTGTCTGGATGAATCTGTGGCACGTGGTTTAATGCGGCAAGCGGTGCTTGCAGCCAAACACTGCATTGAACGGGGCATCTTACACAATGACATCAAGACGGACAACATGCTGGTCAACACAGAGACACTGCAGCTCAAACTAATAGACTTCAGCTGTAGCAAACGTATTAACATGTCTTGCTCTGAAG ATCATCAACAGGCGGTTGGATCAACAGTCTGGTCTTTGGCTATGGTACTTTTGGAGATAGTAAACGGAGACCAGCCCATGAGTGTTTTGCAGAAAGCACGTCATCCTTTGATACCAAATTTCTCCAGTG
- the LOC113108999 gene encoding uncharacterized protein LOC113108999 isoform X3 produces MMSDSPQTAGGKRSSEQQASPTAAAMENRPTEKQTRKRKTKRIYAFFRRIGKTLKLCTLHCYREEILSPFPSDDPADLQPGLSGLEWALSIDPCPSGLELTVNTNPADPDGSLVSEPSSLEVISDSDQADPEPSPVPGPSSLDLKLTLDPGLSKLVSETMNVPGLYSLDVTPEPSLSSIEMKPDRDLTEPKPSSVPGPSGFEAAVGQHSTKRKKKGICAFFRRTWRAVKCAALCGQRGNKVAPDPFAIDPVAQQENSDLQPDLFSLERLTLNAEPTYLEPSPVPGPSKLNNEPMPAPHQSGYEPPVEKQRKIRMKKDIQAFFQRTWRTIEFPSLAPDSFRVKPVVHWDQVDLQTGLSGPLWLSRNDPGPSCFEVTVMANQNPPDSKPDPFSLQSHLTLDPGPAGLVVELTSVPGPSSQEIMPVYGSDMCLDVPELKPIPGSSLVLTAAVDLIDPEPSSASGSCSCRRTPDTDLDNSKQKHVPVLSGFWPTAAKFSSRYDVGRKLGQGGFGSVYKGTHRFSGRKPGSTEPLLSEVVINVMVCAPPKSPYIVQMIEWFDQPHQFVIVMEYPHPCQTLLEFTMCHGCCLDESVARGLMRQAVLAAKHCIERGILHNDIKTDNMLVNTETLQLKLIDFSCSKRINMSCSEDHQQAVGSTVWSLAMVLLEIVNGDQPMSVLQKARHPLIPNFSSAPSLIMGNLKYMRFSRPKISVKVFFQGKFFTSPHLFHIE; encoded by the exons ATGATGAGTGACTCTCCACAGACAGCTGGAGGAAAAAGATCTTCAGAACAACAGGCTTCTCCCACAGCAGCCGCTATGGAGAACCGCCCAACAG aaaaacaaaCCAGAAAGAGGAAGACAAAACGCATCTATGCATTCTTCCGGCGAATTGGGAAGACTTTAAAGCTTTGCACCCTACACTGCTACAGGGAAGAAATATTGTCCCCATTTCCATCCGATGATCCAGCAGATCTCCAGCCAGGTTTATCTGGCCTTGAATGGGCGTTATCAATCGATCCATGTCCATCTGGTTTGGAGCTGACAGTTAACACCAATCCGGCTGATCCTGATGGGTCATTGGTCTCAGAACCATCCAGTCTTGAGGTGATATCTGACAGTGATCAGGCTGATCCAGAGCCATCACCTGTCCCAGGTCCATCCAGCCTCGATTTAAAGTTAACACTGGATCCAGGTCTATCCAAACTAGTTTCTGAGACAATGAATGTCCCAGGACTATATAGTCTTGATGTAACACCTGAACCAAGTCTATCCAGTATTGAGATGAAACCGGACAGGGATCTAACCGAGCCCAAGCCATCATCTGTCCCAGGTCCATCTGGTTTTGAGGCAGCTGTTG gacAACATTCaacaaagaggaagaagaaaggcATCTGTGCATTCTTCCGCCGAACATGGAGGGCTGTTAAGTGTGCTGCTCTCTGTGGCCAAAGGGGCAACAAAGTGGCTCCAGATCCATTTGCCATTGACCCAGTGGCTCAACAGGAAAATTCAGATCTCCAGCCAGATTTATTCAGCCTTGAGAGGCTGACACTTAATGCTGAGCCAACATATCTGGAGCCATCACCTGTCCCAGGCCCATCCAAACTGAATAATGAGCCAATGCCTGCCCCACATCAGTCTGGTTATGAGCCACCTGTTG aaaaacaaagaaaaatcagGATGAAGAAAGACATCCAAGCATTCTTTCAGCGAACATGGAGGACAATTGAGTTTCCCTCCTTGGCCCCAGATTCATTTCGAGTTAAGCCAGTAGTTCATTGGGATCAAGTGGACCTCCAGACAGGTCTATCTGGTCCCTTGTGGTTGTCAAGGAATGATCCAGGTCCATCTTGTTTCGAGGTGACAGTCATGGCCAACCAAAATCCACCTGATTCTAAGCCAGATCCATTCAGCCTCCAGTCACACTTAACACTTGACCCAGGCCCAGCTGGTCTTGTAGTTGAGTTGACGTCTGTCCCAGGACCATCCAGTCAGGAGATAATGCCAGTCTATGGGTCTGACATGTGTCTGGATGTTCCTGAGCTAAAACCCATTCCAGGTTCCAGTCTCGTTCTGACAGCTGCTGTGGATCTGATTGATCCCGAGCCGTCATCTGCCTCTGGTTCATGCAGCTGCAGGCGGACACCTGACACTGATCTGGACAATTCTAAacaaaaacatgtcccagtccTCTCTGGTTTTTGGCCAACTGCAG caaaaTTTTCCTCCCGTTATGATGTGGGACGGAAGTTGGGACAGGGAGGTTTTGGCTCTGTGTATAAGGGGACTCACAGATTTAGTGGACGGAAG CCTGGATCTACAGAACCTCTGCTGTCAGAAGTGGTTATAAATGTGATGGTGTGCGCACCTCCGAAAAGCCCCTACATTGTACAAATGATCGAGTGGTTTGATCAGCCACATCAGTTCGTCATAGTTATGGAATATCCACATCCATGTCAGACCTTGCTGGAATTTACCATGTGCCATGGATGTTGTCTGGATGAATCTGTGGCACGTGGTTTAATGCGGCAAGCGGTGCTTGCAGCCAAACACTGCATTGAACGGGGCATCTTACACAATGACATCAAGACGGACAACATGCTGGTCAACACAGAGACACTGCAGCTCAAACTAATAGACTTCAGCTGTAGCAAACGTATTAACATGTCTTGCTCTGAAG ATCATCAACAGGCGGTTGGATCAACAGTCTGGTCTTTGGCTATGGTACTTTTGGAGATAGTAAACGGAGACCAGCCCATGAGTGTTTTGCAGAAAGCACGTCATCCTTTGATACCAAATTTCTCCAGTG
- the LOC113108999 gene encoding uncharacterized protein LOC113108999 isoform X1: MMSDSPQTAGGKRSSEQQASPTAAAMENRPTEKQTRKRKTKRIYAFFRRIGKTLKLCTLHCYREEILSPFPSDDPADLQPGLSGLEWALSIDPCPSGLELTVNTNPADPDGSLVSEPSSLEVISDSDQADPEPSPVPGPSSLDLKLTLDPGLSKLVSETMNVPGLYSLDVTPEPSLSSIEMKPDRDLTEPKPSSVPGPSGFEAAVGQHSTKRKKKGICAFFRRTWRAVKCAALCGQRGNKVAPDPFAIDPVAQQENSDLQPDLFSLERLTLNAEPTYLEPSPVPGPSKLNNEPMPAPHQSGYEPPVEKQRKIRMKKDIQAFFQRTWRTIEFPSLAPDSFRVKPVVHWDQVDLQTGLSGPLWLSRNDPGPSCFEVTVMANQNPPDSKPDPFSLQSHLTLDPGPAGLVVELTSVPGPSSQEIMPVYGSDMCLDVPELKPIPGSSLVLTAAVDLIDPEPSSASGSCSCRRTPDTDLDNSKQKHVPVLSGFWPTAAKFSSRYDVGRKLGQGGFGSVYKGTHRFSGRKVAIKFLPKNLWNSLINVPGSTEPLLSEVVINVMVCAPPKSPYIVQMIEWFDQPHQFVIVMEYPHPCQTLLEFTMCHGCCLDESVARGLMRQAVLAAKHCIERGILHNDIKTDNMLVNTETLQLKLIDFSCSKRINMSCSEDHQQAVGSTVWSLAMVLLEIVNGDQPMSVLQKARHPLIPNFSSAPSLIMGNLKYMRFSRPKISVKVFFQGKFFTSPHLFHIE, translated from the exons ATGATGAGTGACTCTCCACAGACAGCTGGAGGAAAAAGATCTTCAGAACAACAGGCTTCTCCCACAGCAGCCGCTATGGAGAACCGCCCAACAG aaaaacaaaCCAGAAAGAGGAAGACAAAACGCATCTATGCATTCTTCCGGCGAATTGGGAAGACTTTAAAGCTTTGCACCCTACACTGCTACAGGGAAGAAATATTGTCCCCATTTCCATCCGATGATCCAGCAGATCTCCAGCCAGGTTTATCTGGCCTTGAATGGGCGTTATCAATCGATCCATGTCCATCTGGTTTGGAGCTGACAGTTAACACCAATCCGGCTGATCCTGATGGGTCATTGGTCTCAGAACCATCCAGTCTTGAGGTGATATCTGACAGTGATCAGGCTGATCCAGAGCCATCACCTGTCCCAGGTCCATCCAGCCTCGATTTAAAGTTAACACTGGATCCAGGTCTATCCAAACTAGTTTCTGAGACAATGAATGTCCCAGGACTATATAGTCTTGATGTAACACCTGAACCAAGTCTATCCAGTATTGAGATGAAACCGGACAGGGATCTAACCGAGCCCAAGCCATCATCTGTCCCAGGTCCATCTGGTTTTGAGGCAGCTGTTG gacAACATTCaacaaagaggaagaagaaaggcATCTGTGCATTCTTCCGCCGAACATGGAGGGCTGTTAAGTGTGCTGCTCTCTGTGGCCAAAGGGGCAACAAAGTGGCTCCAGATCCATTTGCCATTGACCCAGTGGCTCAACAGGAAAATTCAGATCTCCAGCCAGATTTATTCAGCCTTGAGAGGCTGACACTTAATGCTGAGCCAACATATCTGGAGCCATCACCTGTCCCAGGCCCATCCAAACTGAATAATGAGCCAATGCCTGCCCCACATCAGTCTGGTTATGAGCCACCTGTTG aaaaacaaagaaaaatcagGATGAAGAAAGACATCCAAGCATTCTTTCAGCGAACATGGAGGACAATTGAGTTTCCCTCCTTGGCCCCAGATTCATTTCGAGTTAAGCCAGTAGTTCATTGGGATCAAGTGGACCTCCAGACAGGTCTATCTGGTCCCTTGTGGTTGTCAAGGAATGATCCAGGTCCATCTTGTTTCGAGGTGACAGTCATGGCCAACCAAAATCCACCTGATTCTAAGCCAGATCCATTCAGCCTCCAGTCACACTTAACACTTGACCCAGGCCCAGCTGGTCTTGTAGTTGAGTTGACGTCTGTCCCAGGACCATCCAGTCAGGAGATAATGCCAGTCTATGGGTCTGACATGTGTCTGGATGTTCCTGAGCTAAAACCCATTCCAGGTTCCAGTCTCGTTCTGACAGCTGCTGTGGATCTGATTGATCCCGAGCCGTCATCTGCCTCTGGTTCATGCAGCTGCAGGCGGACACCTGACACTGATCTGGACAATTCTAAacaaaaacatgtcccagtccTCTCTGGTTTTTGGCCAACTGCAG caaaaTTTTCCTCCCGTTATGATGTGGGACGGAAGTTGGGACAGGGAGGTTTTGGCTCTGTGTATAAGGGGACTCACAGATTTAGTGGACGGAAG GTTGCTATCAAATTTCTACCTAAGAATCTCTGGAACAGCTTAATTAATGTg CCTGGATCTACAGAACCTCTGCTGTCAGAAGTGGTTATAAATGTGATGGTGTGCGCACCTCCGAAAAGCCCCTACATTGTACAAATGATCGAGTGGTTTGATCAGCCACATCAGTTCGTCATAGTTATGGAATATCCACATCCATGTCAGACCTTGCTGGAATTTACCATGTGCCATGGATGTTGTCTGGATGAATCTGTGGCACGTGGTTTAATGCGGCAAGCGGTGCTTGCAGCCAAACACTGCATTGAACGGGGCATCTTACACAATGACATCAAGACGGACAACATGCTGGTCAACACAGAGACACTGCAGCTCAAACTAATAGACTTCAGCTGTAGCAAACGTATTAACATGTCTTGCTCTGAAG ATCATCAACAGGCGGTTGGATCAACAGTCTGGTCTTTGGCTATGGTACTTTTGGAGATAGTAAACGGAGACCAGCCCATGAGTGTTTTGCAGAAAGCACGTCATCCTTTGATACCAAATTTCTCCAGTG
- the LOC113108999 gene encoding uncharacterized protein LOC113108999 isoform X4 translates to MMSDSPQTAGGKRSSEQQASPTAAAMENRPTEKQTRKRKTKRIYAFFRRIGKTLKLCTLHCYREEILSPFPSDDPADLQPGLSGLEWALSIDPCPSGLELTVNTNPADPDGSLVSEPSSLEVISDSDQADPEPSPVPGPSSLDLKLTLDPGLSKLVSETMNVPGLYSLDVTPEPSLSSIEMKPDRDLTEPKPSSVPGPSGFEAAVGQHSTKRKKKGICAFFRRTWRAVKCAALCGQRGNKVAPDPFAIDPVAQQENSDLQPDLFSLERLTLNAEPTYLEPSPVPGPSKLNNEPMPAPHQSGYEPPVGPSSQEIMPVYGSDMCLDVPELKPIPGSSLVLTAAVDLIDPEPSSASGSCSCRRTPDTDLDNSKQKHVPVLSGFWPTAAKFSSRYDVGRKLGQGGFGSVYKGTHRFSGRKVAIKFLPKNLWNSLINVPGSTEPLLSEVVINVMVCAPPKSPYIVQMIEWFDQPHQFVIVMEYPHPCQTLLEFTMCHGCCLDESVARGLMRQAVLAAKHCIERGILHNDIKTDNMLVNTETLQLKLIDFSCSKRINMSCSEDHQQAVGSTVWSLAMVLLEIVNGDQPMSVLQKARHPLIPNFSSAPSLIMGNLKYMRFSRPKISVKVFFQGKFFTSPHLFHIE, encoded by the exons ATGATGAGTGACTCTCCACAGACAGCTGGAGGAAAAAGATCTTCAGAACAACAGGCTTCTCCCACAGCAGCCGCTATGGAGAACCGCCCAACAG aaaaacaaaCCAGAAAGAGGAAGACAAAACGCATCTATGCATTCTTCCGGCGAATTGGGAAGACTTTAAAGCTTTGCACCCTACACTGCTACAGGGAAGAAATATTGTCCCCATTTCCATCCGATGATCCAGCAGATCTCCAGCCAGGTTTATCTGGCCTTGAATGGGCGTTATCAATCGATCCATGTCCATCTGGTTTGGAGCTGACAGTTAACACCAATCCGGCTGATCCTGATGGGTCATTGGTCTCAGAACCATCCAGTCTTGAGGTGATATCTGACAGTGATCAGGCTGATCCAGAGCCATCACCTGTCCCAGGTCCATCCAGCCTCGATTTAAAGTTAACACTGGATCCAGGTCTATCCAAACTAGTTTCTGAGACAATGAATGTCCCAGGACTATATAGTCTTGATGTAACACCTGAACCAAGTCTATCCAGTATTGAGATGAAACCGGACAGGGATCTAACCGAGCCCAAGCCATCATCTGTCCCAGGTCCATCTGGTTTTGAGGCAGCTGTTG gacAACATTCaacaaagaggaagaagaaaggcATCTGTGCATTCTTCCGCCGAACATGGAGGGCTGTTAAGTGTGCTGCTCTCTGTGGCCAAAGGGGCAACAAAGTGGCTCCAGATCCATTTGCCATTGACCCAGTGGCTCAACAGGAAAATTCAGATCTCCAGCCAGATTTATTCAGCCTTGAGAGGCTGACACTTAATGCTGAGCCAACATATCTGGAGCCATCACCTGTCCCAGGCCCATCCAAACTGAATAATGAGCCAATGCCTGCCCCACATCAGTCTGGTTATGAGCCACCTGTTG GACCATCCAGTCAGGAGATAATGCCAGTCTATGGGTCTGACATGTGTCTGGATGTTCCTGAGCTAAAACCCATTCCAGGTTCCAGTCTCGTTCTGACAGCTGCTGTGGATCTGATTGATCCCGAGCCGTCATCTGCCTCTGGTTCATGCAGCTGCAGGCGGACACCTGACACTGATCTGGACAATTCTAAacaaaaacatgtcccagtccTCTCTGGTTTTTGGCCAACTGCAG caaaaTTTTCCTCCCGTTATGATGTGGGACGGAAGTTGGGACAGGGAGGTTTTGGCTCTGTGTATAAGGGGACTCACAGATTTAGTGGACGGAAG GTTGCTATCAAATTTCTACCTAAGAATCTCTGGAACAGCTTAATTAATGTg CCTGGATCTACAGAACCTCTGCTGTCAGAAGTGGTTATAAATGTGATGGTGTGCGCACCTCCGAAAAGCCCCTACATTGTACAAATGATCGAGTGGTTTGATCAGCCACATCAGTTCGTCATAGTTATGGAATATCCACATCCATGTCAGACCTTGCTGGAATTTACCATGTGCCATGGATGTTGTCTGGATGAATCTGTGGCACGTGGTTTAATGCGGCAAGCGGTGCTTGCAGCCAAACACTGCATTGAACGGGGCATCTTACACAATGACATCAAGACGGACAACATGCTGGTCAACACAGAGACACTGCAGCTCAAACTAATAGACTTCAGCTGTAGCAAACGTATTAACATGTCTTGCTCTGAAG ATCATCAACAGGCGGTTGGATCAACAGTCTGGTCTTTGGCTATGGTACTTTTGGAGATAGTAAACGGAGACCAGCCCATGAGTGTTTTGCAGAAAGCACGTCATCCTTTGATACCAAATTTCTCCAGTG